From the Peromyscus leucopus breed LL Stock chromosome 8b, UCI_PerLeu_2.1, whole genome shotgun sequence genome, one window contains:
- the LOC119086916 gene encoding 41 kDa spicule matrix protein-like, translated as MRPQKPDYGGVKAQKPGFRNGNGLGLGAQPGLSAQNGHGPGIRGGMKPPKPGFGNGHGIGAAAQPGFGNGNGLRAQPGERRT; from the exons ATGAGACCCCAGAAGCCAG ACTATGGAGGTGTGAAGGCCCAGAAGCCAG GATTCAGGAATGGGAACGGACTTGGCCTGGGAGcccagccag gTCTCTCAGCTCAGAATGGCCATGGACCAG GCATCAGAGGGGGCATGAAACCTCCAAAGCCAG GGTTTGGCAATGGGCACGGAATAGGAGCTGCAGCCCAGCCAG GGTTTGGGAATGGGAATGGACTGAGAGCCCAGCCAGGTGAGAGAAGGACCTGA
- the LOC119086915 gene encoding glycine-rich cell wall structural protein 2-like: MAAQNGFGAGFGGGRKPHKPGYGNGNGLDALPGVGGKSQKPGPATQNGYGQDYGTDMKSQKPGFRNGHGLGVQLGYRNGLGARVFQGQGAQPGYMPENRLGMGIPPGLGGGMKPPKTGK, translated from the exons ATGGCAGCCCAGAATGGATTTGGAGCAG GTTTTGGAGGGGGCAGAAAACCCCACAAGCCAG gaTATGGGAACGGAAATGGACTGGATGCCCTGCCAG GAGTAGGTGGGAAGTCTCAGAAGCCAG GCCCTGCTACTCAAAATGGCTATGGACAAG ACTATGGAACAGACATGAAGTCCCAGAAGCCAG GATTTCGGAATGGGCATGGGCTTGGAGTCCAGCTGG GGTACAGAAATGGGCTGGGAGCTAGAGTCTTCCAAGGTCAAGGAGCACAGCCAG GGTACATGCCAGAGAACAGGCTGGGGATGGGGATCCCGCCAG GCCTGGGAGGGGGAATGAAACCTCCAAAGACAGGCAAGTGA
- the LOC119086917 gene encoding myosin heavy chain IB-like: protein MGIWVFPIALSLLCLTPGSLQGGLPRLPPNVGKGYSPSSGLGAGSPAPNGYGTGVGGGMEPPKPGSGGVVKPQKSGYGPGLGAGVFPGVGAQPAPAPQNGHGPGIRGGMKPPMSGFGAGAFPGVGAQPGLGAVSKTQKPGFGNGNGLGAQPGQGGLHL, encoded by the exons ATGGGCATCTGGGTCTTTCCCATTGCTCTCTCGCTGCTGTGCCTGACTCCTGGGAGCCTGCAAGGCG GACTGCCCCGGCTCCCTCCCAACGTGGGGAAAG GCTACAGCCCCTCCAGTGGTCTGGGAGCAG GCTCTCCAGCTCCAAATGGCTATGGAACAG GTGTTGGTGGGGGTATGGAACCTCCAAAGCCAG GCTCTGGAGGGGTTGTGAAGCCCCAGAAGTCAG GATATGGACCTGGGCTGGGAGCTGGAGTCTTTCCAGGGGTGGGAGCACAGCCAG CCCCTGCACCTCAAAATGGCCATGGACCAG gcatCAGAGGGGGCATGAAACCTCCAATGTCAG GGTTTGGAGCTGGGGCCTTCCCAGGAGTTGGAGCCCAGCCAG GTTTGGGAGCTGTCTCGAAGACTCAGAAACCAG GATTTGGCAATGGAAACGGCCTGGGAGCTCAACCAG GGCAAGGTggtttacacctgtaa